The following proteins are encoded in a genomic region of Longimicrobium sp.:
- the corA gene encoding magnesium/cobalt transporter CorA — translation MTAGAQLDSESILSPEYEDPTAIEPRARISAYAETVTGVHAIALTDAVAAIKRGRQGKLPEDPPLLWIDIAAPGGTEGEFLRHQLGFHPLAVEDTVRGRQRPKIDRYPGYYFLVVYSARINRERDRMALNELHAFIGDNYVITVHDHKIEELKEVLARWRAVPARYRSAGTLAHAVLDMVVDGYFPVLDHFSERVGRLEEGTDGKTRHEALQQMLSMRRELVLFRRMVGPERELIGSLLKRDIPFLEPEMLPYFQDVHDHAIRVAEEIDTLRDLLTGAMEGQLSLASNQLNETMRVMAAWSIILMAMAWIAGIYGMNFEHMPELHWPWGYAWALGLMFAVGALLFGYFRRKQWV, via the coding sequence ATGACCGCAGGCGCGCAGCTCGATAGCGAGAGCATCCTCAGCCCGGAGTACGAGGACCCCACGGCCATCGAGCCGCGGGCGCGCATCAGCGCGTACGCGGAAACCGTCACCGGCGTGCACGCCATCGCCCTCACCGACGCCGTAGCGGCCATCAAGCGCGGGCGCCAGGGCAAGCTGCCCGAAGACCCGCCGCTGCTGTGGATCGACATCGCGGCCCCCGGCGGCACCGAAGGCGAGTTCCTGCGGCACCAGCTGGGATTTCACCCGCTGGCCGTCGAAGACACCGTCCGCGGCCGGCAGCGCCCCAAGATCGACCGGTATCCCGGGTACTACTTCCTGGTGGTGTATTCGGCGCGCATCAACCGCGAGCGCGACCGGATGGCGCTCAACGAGCTGCACGCCTTCATCGGCGACAACTACGTCATCACGGTACACGACCACAAGATCGAGGAGTTGAAGGAGGTGCTGGCCCGCTGGCGCGCGGTGCCGGCCCGCTACCGGAGCGCGGGTACGCTGGCGCACGCCGTCCTGGACATGGTGGTGGATGGCTACTTTCCCGTGCTGGACCACTTTTCGGAGCGCGTGGGGCGGCTGGAGGAAGGGACGGATGGCAAGACCCGGCACGAGGCGCTGCAGCAGATGCTTTCCATGCGCCGCGAACTGGTGCTGTTCCGTCGGATGGTGGGGCCGGAGCGCGAACTGATCGGGTCGCTCCTGAAGCGCGACATTCCGTTCCTGGAGCCGGAGATGCTGCCGTACTTCCAGGACGTGCACGACCACGCCATCCGCGTGGCCGAGGAGATCGATACGCTGCGCGACCTGCTGACGGGCGCCATGGAGGGCCAGCTTTCGCTCGCCTCCAACCAGCTGAACGAAACGATGCGGGTGATGGCGGCCTGGTCCATCATCCTGATGGCGATGGCGTGGATCGCCGGCATCTACGGGATGAACTTCGAGCACATGCCGGAGCTTCACTGGCCCTGGGGCTACGCCTGGGCACTCGGGCTGATGTTCGCCGTGGGAGCGCTGCTGTTCGGGTATTTCCGGAGGAAGCAGTGGGTGTGA
- a CDS encoding SPW repeat domain-containing protein, with protein MRIPTRVHGMLDYALGALLMGLPWLLGFAEGGPETWAPVALGAGVVLYSLLTDYELGVVRKLPMPAHLWMDALGAVLLMVSPWVLGFDERVWMPHVAVGAFELLTAALTDTVPGYDRRRAAR; from the coding sequence ATGCGAATTCCCACCCGTGTTCACGGCATGCTCGACTACGCCCTCGGCGCGCTGCTGATGGGCCTGCCCTGGCTGCTGGGCTTTGCGGAGGGCGGCCCCGAAACCTGGGCGCCCGTGGCCCTGGGCGCGGGCGTCGTCCTGTACAGCCTGCTCACCGACTACGAGCTGGGCGTCGTCCGCAAGCTGCCGATGCCCGCCCACCTGTGGATGGACGCGCTGGGCGCCGTTCTGCTGATGGTGTCGCCTTGGGTGCTGGGGTTCGACGAGAGGGTGTGGATGCCGCACGTGGCGGTCGGCGCCTTCGAGCTGCTGACGGCCGCCCTCACCGACACCGTCCCCGGATATGACCGCAGGCGCGCAGCTCGATAG
- a CDS encoding ABC transporter substrate-binding protein: MRIASLLSSATEIVYALGLQEHLVAISHECDWPPQALHLPRLSRSRFDPAGLTSGEIDAEVRRCMLEFGSVYEIDVAALRDARPDVILTQAVCEVCAVPTGSVNDAVAALPFSPRVVSLDAHTVEGIFHTMQQVADAVGQPERGGQAVARLRGRLRRVEEAVAGRPRPRVLALEWLDPPFAPGHWIPEMVTMAGGDNLLGAAGARSVQIPWEQTEGLDPDRLLLLPCGYDLQASRADADRARDALARIAPGAVGAGRAAIGHSAYFSRSGPRVVEGTEALAAWLHPDAGLAAPAEPVLESWP; this comes from the coding sequence ATGCGCATCGCCTCGCTGCTTTCCAGCGCCACCGAAATCGTCTACGCCCTGGGCCTGCAGGAGCACCTCGTCGCCATCTCGCACGAGTGCGACTGGCCGCCCCAGGCGCTGCACCTGCCGCGGCTCAGCCGCTCGCGCTTCGATCCCGCCGGCCTTACCAGCGGCGAGATCGATGCCGAGGTGCGCCGCTGCATGCTGGAATTCGGCAGCGTCTACGAGATCGACGTCGCCGCCCTGCGCGACGCCCGCCCCGACGTAATCCTCACCCAGGCCGTGTGCGAGGTGTGCGCCGTGCCCACCGGCTCGGTCAACGACGCCGTCGCCGCGCTCCCGTTCTCCCCCCGCGTGGTGTCGCTCGACGCGCACACCGTGGAGGGGATCTTCCACACGATGCAGCAGGTGGCGGATGCCGTCGGCCAGCCCGAACGCGGCGGGCAGGCGGTGGCGCGCCTGCGCGGACGGCTGCGGCGCGTGGAGGAAGCCGTCGCTGGCCGGCCGCGTCCCCGGGTGCTGGCGCTGGAGTGGCTGGATCCGCCGTTCGCCCCGGGGCACTGGATTCCGGAGATGGTGACGATGGCCGGCGGCGACAACCTGCTGGGCGCCGCCGGCGCACGCTCGGTGCAGATCCCGTGGGAGCAGACCGAGGGGCTGGATCCCGACCGGCTCCTGCTGCTCCCCTGCGGCTACGACCTGCAGGCCTCGCGCGCCGACGCCGACCGCGCACGCGACGCACTGGCGCGCATCGCACCGGGCGCCGTCGGGGCGGGGAGGGCCGCCATCGGACACAGCGCGTACTTCAGCCGCTCGGGCCCGCGCGTGGTGGAAGGCACGGAGGCGCTGGCCGCCTGGCTGCACCCGGACGCGGGCCTCGCCGCCCCCGCCGAGCCCGTCCTTGAGTCCTGGCCATAA
- the thyX gene encoding FAD-dependent thymidylate synthase has protein sequence MQIIREPRVTLITRQEFIYPEHIDWRSDSEIAGEVVSEFAGRMCYLSFGEDVGLEGGHKSIPGRTSNEAYLGNILHVKHGSVLEHAVWTLLIEGVSRSLTHELIRHRAGFGFSQLSQRYVDESNIGFVLPPEISDGSRAYEIWVAACEQTLEGYRALLDEMSNQVGDDGPATMRKKRARQAARAVLPNCAETKIVVTGNARAWRHFMEMRGSGSADVEIRRLANAVLRTMHREAAHIFGDMHLLPHSDGTETVETPHSKV, from the coding sequence ATGCAGATCATCCGCGAGCCCCGCGTTACGCTGATCACGCGCCAGGAGTTCATCTATCCCGAGCACATCGACTGGCGGAGCGACAGCGAGATCGCGGGCGAAGTCGTGTCCGAGTTCGCGGGCCGGATGTGCTATCTCTCGTTCGGGGAGGACGTTGGACTCGAGGGTGGGCACAAGAGCATCCCGGGCCGGACATCGAACGAAGCGTATCTCGGCAACATCCTTCACGTGAAGCACGGGAGCGTCCTGGAGCATGCCGTGTGGACCTTGTTGATCGAGGGGGTCAGCCGCTCACTGACGCACGAGCTTATCCGCCACCGCGCGGGCTTCGGGTTTTCTCAGTTGTCGCAACGGTACGTCGACGAATCGAACATCGGGTTCGTCCTGCCGCCGGAGATCTCGGACGGATCGCGAGCCTACGAAATCTGGGTGGCCGCTTGCGAGCAGACGCTGGAAGGATACCGGGCGCTGCTGGACGAGATGTCGAACCAGGTGGGTGACGATGGGCCCGCCACGATGAGAAAGAAGCGCGCCCGGCAAGCGGCACGCGCGGTCCTCCCCAACTGTGCCGAAACCAAGATTGTCGTCACCGGCAACGCGCGGGCGTGGCGCCACTTCATGGAGATGCGCGGGAGCGGCTCCGCCGACGTCGAGATCCGGCGGCTCGCGAACGCGGTGCTCCGCACGATGCATCGGGAGGCCGCTCACATCTTCGGCGACATGCACCTCCTTCCGCACAGCGATGGGACGGAAACGGTCGAGACGCCGCACAGCAAGGTTTGA
- a CDS encoding type II toxin-antitoxin system HicB family antitoxin: MQLTAVIEREGDGFVSLCPELDIASQGDTVEEAHGNLREAVELFLECANSTEIARRLSAPRAAR, translated from the coding sequence GTGCAACTGACAGCGGTGATCGAGCGCGAAGGTGACGGGTTCGTCAGCCTCTGCCCGGAACTGGACATCGCGAGCCAGGGCGACACGGTCGAGGAGGCTCACGGTAATCTCCGCGAGGCTGTCGAGTTGTTTCTGGAATGCGCGAACTCGACGGAGATAGCCCGACGCCTGTCCGCGCCACGCGCAGCACGGTAG